In the genome of Actinomycetes bacterium, the window GAGCGTCGCCTACACGACGGGGCCGAGGCTCGGCTTGGGAAGCTGGCGGCGACCCTGCGCCGCAGCCAAGGATCGGCCTCCGGCGAGCAGACCAGGGACCAGATCGCCCACGCCCAGGATCAGCTTGTACGAACGCTGGAGGAGCTGCGCCGGCTGGCACACGGGCTGCACCCGCGCGTGCTTTCCGAGCATGGGCTGGCGGACGCGCTGGCGGCCCTGGCGAAGGACCTCCCTCTCCCGGTCGACATCAACGTCGCAAGCAGCCAGCTGCCCCAGCGGGTCGCGGTGGCCGCCTACTTCGTCTGCGCCGAAGCCCTCGCCAACGTCGCCAAGCACGCCGCCGCCGCCCACGTCGCCGTTGCCGTCACGGCCAGCGAAGACCGGCTCAGGGTCGAGATCGCAGACGACGGCGTTGGCGGGGCCGACCCTGGGCGCGGATCGGGCCTGCGGGGGCTCGCCGACCGGGTCGAGACCTTCGGCGGGACGCTCCGGGTGGAAAGCGTTCCCGGGCACGGGACGCGCCTCGCCGCCGAGATCCCCCTCGGCGGCGAGGCGCGGTGAGCTCACGCGGCGAGTGTCAGCCGATCTTCGTCCAAGCCTTGTACGAGCACTGGAACGCGTCGCCCCGGTCCATCGGGGGGACGGGCGTGAGGTGGAGGTTGCCCTCGTCGTCCGCCGAGAAGGTGAAGGTCGTGCTGTAGCCGTATTCGGGGGCGTTGAATGTGATCCGGTCGCCGGTGACCGAGTAGGTGACGCCTTGGCCGAAGCAGCCGCCTTCCACCTGACCGTCTTCCAGTTTCACCGTAGTGACCTGCGGATACACATCCTCGGTGTCCCCGGCCTTCTGGGCGTCCTCCTTGGTGAGCACGTAGCGGTAGGTGCCGTTGAGATCGGTGGGTGCCGTCCCCGTGTTCCCGGCGGGTTGCTCGGGCGCCCTGCCGGTGCAGCCGGCCGGGATGGCCAGCGGCGCTCCAGCCGGGGTGGACCGCTTCAGCGCCCGGATCTGTTGGATGAACGCCTTCGTCTGGGGGTCCTGCTCGAGGCTCGCAGCGACGGGGGCGAAGGCCTTGCGCAACGATGCCAGGTCGGCCGGGGAGGCGTTGGCGAAGCGGGCGCCCGACTGGCAGCTGTTCTTGAGGCTCTGGACGTCGCGGTCGGCGAGAGCGACCGAGCGGCCCGCGGCGTCTCGGGCCGATTGCTGGAGCCATCCTCGCTGCTGCTGGGTCAGCGCGGCGAGGCGGCCGGGATTGGCGAGGAGGACGTCCATCTGCGGCCACAGGGTGACGTTCGCGGTCACATACGGGGCGGGATGCGCCAGGGCGTTGCGCTCGTAGACGAGGAGGCTCATCTCGAACCCCTGGAGCTTGCCGTCCATGAGCGCCTGGTTACGCGAGCGTCGGAAGACCTCCATCGGGGTCGCGCCGAGGGCCCGGATCGCCTGGGCCTGGCCCTGCGACTTGAGGGTACCGAAGGTGATCCCGCGCCAGTCCGCCGCGCCGAGCATGGGGTGCTTGACGGCGATCGGCCTGCGCAGGCCGTCGGCGAGGACCCCGAGGCCGCGCACGCCGACCTTGCTCAAGCCCTGCAGCATCTGGCCTGGGATGTCACTTGCGAGGACGGCGTGCTCGAGGCCGTAGCTGTCGATCAGCATCGGCGCCTGCAGCGCCTGGAAG includes:
- the dctP gene encoding TRAP transporter substrate-binding protein DctP, translating into MHWMKGRAWLATVALAVIAAVVAGGCSGGGGRGDKAGGAGEPVVLRMANAYGDLNDVPAVQYFVSQVKERSGGNVRIQLVSPWGDYATDAEQQVVRAVATGKADLGWSGTRVFDTMGITSFQALQAPMLIDSYGLEHAVLASDIPGQMLQGLSKVGVRGLGVLADGLRRPIAVKHPMLGAADWRGITFGTLKSQGQAQAIRALGATPMEVFRRSRNQALMDGKLQGFEMSLLVYERNALAHPAPYVTANVTLWPQMDVLLANPGRLAALTQQQRGWLQQSARDAAGRSVALADRDVQSLKNSCQSGARFANASPADLASLRKAFAPVAASLEQDPQTKAFIQQIRALKRSTPAGAPLAIPAGCTGRAPEQPAGNTGTAPTDLNGTYRYVLTKEDAQKAGDTEDVYPQVTTVKLEDGQVEGGCFGQGVTYSVTGDRITFNAPEYGYSTTFTFSADDEGNLHLTPVPPMDRGDAFQCSYKAWTKIG